In Ignavibacteria bacterium, the sequence GGTGACAAAGTAAAACTTGAACTGGAGAAGACTGTAAACGAGCAGAAGAACCTTGAGACAAGGTTTGTTGACAAAGAGTGGATATACTTTTATTTTACTACTGAAACAACCGTACAGCCGGTAAAATCACGAATTGTAAAAGATCATAATTATTATAGTAACTTCGCCGTCCTTTCAGATGCTGGCGAGATTGTATCAAAGTTGATGAAAACCGGTAAGGAAATCGTCTCGGGATTTACCTGCGATATTTATGAGAACAATACAGGCTCGAAGTTTTCCGTATATGACAACAAATATGTGCTAAAAGCAAGCTTCGACGGAATTACTGTATCCGCAAATAACATAAATATTAACGCAACCGTACAAATCCGGGATGTCGAAAAACCGTCAAACATAGAATTTCTCGAATTAACGGTTGCACCTCAATAATTAAACGGAAAGCTATACGCTGTACGCTGTAAGCTAGTTTTTTGACCAGAGACCGATTAAATTATTATCGTTATCATAGAACAAAGCAAAGTAACCTGCATTTTCGTTAATCAGTGTTTTGGGCGTATAAGTCCTGCCGCCAAGCTCGTGAACAATCTTCAGTGTGCCGTCAATATCTTCTACTGAAACATAAAGTATTACTGCCTGACCCTCCTGCTCGGGTTTTTCTTTCTTCATAAATCCGCCGCCTATGGAACCCTCTCCCGTAAATATATTCCAGTATTGCGTTTTTGTGCTTTGTGAAAGATTGAAATCCCAGTTAAAAAGTTTACTGTAAAATTCTTTTGCTTTATCAAAATCTTTTACAAAAATTTCAAACCATCCTATTGGATTTTTTCCTGCCATTATAAAACTCCTTTTATTTGCTTTACATTTGAAACAGGAAAAAATACTCAACAATTCCATGCAATATTTCCCCTCTTTCTCATGTTCCGCCATGGGAGCGTAATCTAAACCACCAAGGGAACGCATAGAGTGTGATTGTATGTTTAGATAACAGTATCCACTTTGGGAACGAAAATAAACTAAAAATTAAAACATGTTAAAAACAATTTTTCTGACACTAATAATGGCTGCAAGCATAGCATCATTCGGGTGCACAAAGAATAATGAAACAGAAACCTTGAATAGAATGACTCCGTTAAATTCAGACCCGATAAATATTTCTGACCAGAAAGTAAAAACAACAGATGGTCAGGAAAAAGCACTGTCAGACTATAAGGGTAAAGTACTGCTGATAGTAAACGTAGCTTCGAAGTGCGGTTATACGAAACAGTACGAGGGTTTGCAGGAAATATACAACAAGTATAAAGAAAGAGGGTTTGAAATTCTCGCATTCCCTTGCAACGATTTCGGCGGGCAGGAACCCGGCACGATAGAAGAAATTCAGGATTTCTGCAAAACCAATTACAACGTTAGCTTTACGCTGTTTGATAAAGTAAAGGTGCTTGGCGGAGACAGGTCGGCGCTGTACGCAAAACTTATAAACTTTGAGCCCGCGGGAGATATATCGTGGAACTTCGAAAAGTTTTTAATAGACAAAAACGGTAATGTTGTCGGCAGGTACAAGAGTAAAGTAAAACCTGAATCGGAAGAAATGACATCTATTATAGAAAAACTTTTGTAAGAAATTCCAGAAAAGAAGTTATACAGACTTTAGTAAAGAGAAAAAACCCGTTAGACATATCTGTTTAACGGGTTTTGTTTTATAAAATTATTAAAGTTTTCAGTCTGCGAGCGTTGCGACAAGAACCGCTTTTATAGTGTGCATTCTGTTTTCGGCTTCATCGAATACTACAGATGCTTCCGATTCAAAAACATCTTCGGTTACTTCGAGACCGTCGAGTTTATACTTCTGATAAATTTCTTCACCGACTGTAGTTTCCCTGTTATGGAATGCGGGCAGGCAATGCAGGAACTTAGTATTTTTGTTGTCTGTCTTTGCCATTAGTTTTGAATTAACCTGATAAGGTTTCAGCAGTTTAATTCTTTCCGCCCATTTATCGGCTGCCTCACCCATTGACAACCAGACATCGGTATAGATAAAATCAACGCCTTTTACTGCTTTAGATGGATCGTCTGTAATCATAAGCTTTCCACCGGATTTCTTCGCAAATTCTTTTGCCATATCCTGAACTTCTTTATCGGGCCAGAGGGATTTTGGTCCACAGATTCTTACGTCCATTCCCATTATACATCCGTCAACGGTAAGTGTATTACCCATATTAGAGCGCGTATCGCCAATATAGCAATAGCTAATTTTATTTAATGGTTTATCAGAGTGTTCCTGCATAGTAAGAAAATCGGCAAGAGCCTGAGTGGGGTGCCACTCGTCTGTGAGTCCGTTATACACCGGCACTCCAGCATATTCGGCAAGTTCTTCAACAATTTTCTGTCCATAGCCGCGGTATTCGATAGCGTCATACATTCTGCCAAGAACGCGTGCAGTATCTTTCATTGATTCCTTTTGGCCTATTTGAGAGCCCGAAGGACCGAGGTAAGTAACCTGAGCGCCCTGATCAAAGGCAGCGACCTCAAAAGCACAGCGGGTGCGGGTTGAGGATTTTTCAAAAATGAGTGCAATGTTTTTTCCTTTTAAATGCTGCTGCTCTGTTTTTGCATACTTTGCTCTTTTCAAATCCCGAGAAAGATCGAGAAGAAAATTAATTTCTTTCTGAGAAAAGTCTGCAAGTTTGAGCAGATGTCTGTTTCTTAAATTAAACGGCATAAAATATATTTGATTAATAAAATTGATTTTGACAAGAGTACAAATATAAGAATATAAAAGCGCGTATTAAAGGGAGAAGACAGAGCGGCAAACTTTAATCCGTGATCAGGAGTCTGTAATCAGTAAATTCGACACAGGGAAACTATGACATTAATTCCCCCAAAGCCTGCCTATTCAGACTAAGAGTACTCAGTTTTCAAAAATCAGTGGTTGGGGGATATTTTTCGAGGCCAATTTGAGTACAATTGGAGTACAAGGAGAGCGCAAGATTAAGAAAAAACGAAAGTTCGATTTTTGAGCATTTTCGGGGATTTAAAACTTAAAAAATAACAGAAAAATTTTATTACCATATTTTACTTACTCCTTTCATTAATAATCACAACAAAAACCAAAACTTGGACACGGAGTATTTTTGTCGATTTTTTTGTACGGGATATAAGAGACAGAAAATACAGGGAATTATTTAAAGAAAAAGATTTTTTTAAGGAGAAAAATATTTTTAAAATGAGAATTTTCGTGGCACAATTTCGAAAAATGTTGTGATTAATAATGAAGGGAGCATGTTGGTTGATGGTTGTTAGGGCATAGCTGATAGGAGAGAAAAAATGTATTACCACCAAAACACCAAAAGAACAGTAAATAGCTGATAGCCCCGACCGCAAGGAAGCGTTTAAGGAAGAAAGAAACTTGTGATACATAATTGGACACTGATTGGCACGGATATGACGGAATGACATTGATTTTATTTTTGGGGAAGAATTTTCAACCGCTAAGGTCGCAAAGGAGGCAAGGAAGAACTAGTTAACTTGATAAGATTCCCGCTAAGAGCACGCGGGAATGACACGTGGGGGGATGATAAAAGAATAACCAGTTAGCAATATTTTAACTTACTTAAATGAATTTAATACATAGCAAATTATTGTCGTGTACATAGATTAACGAAGGAGGCTAAAATATGCACTTGATTTTTATTGAATAATTAATAAAATTTATATAATTATATAGCGTTGAGTTTCCTATCGAACGTAAGATAAAATAAAAAGGGGGAATAGATTTTATCTATAATATTATTAGGATTATTAGCGTTGATGGTTCATCGCAATACATCACATCACCTTGTTTATAAGTAAAATGAAACTAAATTTAACTACTTTCATTCGGCTTATTATTAAACAATACATCTCGTATGCTTAAACAAATCAACAAAAAAAACAATAAGGGGATTTCTCCGTTACGATGCTCCTGCGTTGCTATGTTAATTATAATCTGTTGTCTATTGTCCTTTGCACGGCGTTGCGAAGCACAATGGGTGCAGGTAAACACCGGCATAGAAGGCGCAAGCATCAAAAAAGTTACCGCTGATGGCAACAATCTGTTTGCGCCAACGGGGGGAGGTTTGTTTTATTCTTCAAACAACGGTATCGACTGGATTATACTAAAAAACGGGATTACAAATTTCAACGTCTCCTCGGTTGCCATAACCGGCAATAAGGTATATATAGGCACTTACGGCGGGGGGGTTTTTCGTTCAACGGATTATGGATTAAGCTGGACACAGGTAAATACCGGCATGACAAGCGTTATTGTTGAATCAATATCTGCAACAGGAAACTATGTTTATGCGGGAACATTGTCGGAAATATTCCGCTCAACTAACAGCGGAGACAATTGGGAATTATTAAACGAAGCGCCTGCCGGAACTATAAATTCCATAATAGCTTATGACAGTATTGTTTTTGCTTCGAGATCATCAAGCCACGGAATATTCCGTTCAACGAATTACGGAATGAACTGGATAGACTGTTCTCTTTGGGCTTATTATCTGAGCAAATGCGGTAATTACGTGTACGCAACAACAGCATCAACAATTTTTGAATCCGCCGATAATGGCGGGACGTGGACAGACATTATTGGTGATATGCCTGAATATGATGTAAGAGAAATCGCAAAGATTGGGGAGACTCTGTATGCGGGGGGAACAGGCGGTGTATATCGTTCCACAAATCATGGGATGAACTGGACGGCGTTTAATACCGGACTTACAAACCAGAACATTAAATCTATCACATCAAACAGCACAAAAATATTCGCAGGTGCGGGCGAGGGGAGCGGAGTATTTTCAATCTCAAACAGCGGAAGCACGTGGACAGCGACAAACAGAGGTTTATACAATGTAGTAGTAAAAGACATATCGTCATACGGTAATAATCTGATAACAGCCGTACCGAATAAAGGGGTATGCATATCCACAAACGGCGGCACCGATTGGACTGTTAAGTCAAACGGACTAACGAATAAAGACGTAAATTGTGTTGCCTCCCTTAACAATATACTGATAGCAGGAACCATTTATCCCAATCAATCCTGGGGTGCGTATTATTCATCTGATTTCGGAAGCAATTGGGTAAACGTGAATTCCGGTCCTGTATTTTATCATTTTTTAGTTGATGGAAATAAAGTTTATGCTGCTGCAATGGGAAGCATCTCGACCTCTTCAAATAGCGGAATCAACTGGGAGTTCATTTCTCCCGGAGTAGAAATGACAAAAACCGTATGTAAAAAAGGGAACAAATTATTTAGCGGCGGATATTTTGGAATAAGTATGACCACAAATAACGGACAAACCTGGCAGCCAAGCAGCAACGGTCTTCCAGATTCTGCCGGACACCCTGTCGTTAACTTTTTGTATGCTGATTCAACCGTGGTATATGCGGGATTGAGAGACTATGGGATGTTTATGTCGTTTGACAACGGATTAAGCTGGGTTGAAAGAAATAACGGACTTCCGGATTTGACAATTAATAGAATATATAAAAGCGGAAACTATGTGTTAGCGGGAACTGCCTCGGGAGGTGTTTATGCATCCAGTAATTATGGGCTCAACTGGGAATCAAAGAACGAAGGGCTGCTGAACCTAAACATTACTTCATTCTACGAAAAGAACGGCTATATATACGTTGGAACGAGCGGGCTCGGCGTATGGAGAAGGTCAGCGGCAGAAATCGTTGGTGTACAAAGCATTACATCGAAAGTTCCTGAAAAATGCTCGTTATCGCAGAACTATCCCAATCCGTTCAATCCGAGAACAGTAATCAGGTATCAGATATCAGAAATCAGCGAAGTCGTATTGAAAATATATGATATTAATGGAAGAGAACTTCAAACGCTCGTGAACAAAAGTCAGACACCCGGTACGTACAGCGTCACCTTCAATGGTTCGGGACTAAGCAGCGGGGTATATTTTTATAAACTTACGGCAGGCGATTTTTCAACAACAAGAAAAATGTATTTAATAAAATAAGCCGATTGAAATTTAACGTCGTATAACACAACGAAAAAGAATTAAACTGGAGTGGAGCATAATAATCAGAGAAAATACAGGTGTGTAAAATCTGTTAAATCGAAATCAAATTAACTTATAAATAATTATTTAATAAAACTATAAAGGACACAATCTCGGGAGGATGTATGAAAAAAGTACTTTATTCAGTTATTTTTCTTTTCTTAACATTTCACACACTAAGCGAATCTCTCTCTGCCAGTACAAATAGAAACAGGTTCAGATACCTGAACTTTGAGGGTGGCGGCTGGGTCACTGAAATTTATCCAGCACCATATAAAAACGTTTCTTTTCCGCCATTAAACCAATACATCCTCTACGCTCGCACTGATGTTGGAGGAATTTACAGAAGTTCTGATAACGGCGAAAACTGGACTTACATATCAAATTTCTTCTGGGAATTTGGTGCAAACGGAATCTCACTCTCGCCTTCGGAGATGTCAGTACAAGGACTCGCAGTACATCCGGAAAATCCAAATATAATAGTTGCAGCATGCGGAAATACAGTGGAGGATGCAGCCAATTTTGTAAGTCTTTACAAAAATATACGTAAATCGACAGACGGGGGGGCAACCTGGCTCCCAATACCGGTAAACTCGATGGATGGCACGGGCATAGTATTCAAAGGCAATAATAACGTCAACGAAGGATATGAAAAACTTGGGGGCGAATGCATAATATTCTCTCCCAACAAAGAGGGCAATACCTATCCAATGTATGCAGGCGGAGCACCCGCCCCAAGCTCTTACTCACGTCTCTATAAAAGCACGGATGAAGGTGTTACCTGGCAATGGCTGAGAAATTACCCTGAAAATAATCACACCATCACAAGCATTGCTATGAAAGAAGGCAGCAATCATATTTGGGTGGGAACCACAGGAGGAATGTACGTAAGCACAAATAACGGGTATACATGGTCATCATTGTATTACGGAACAGTATTACATCATATAAAAAGAATAGTCTTGTGGGGCAGTGATGCTAACAGGATTGCCTACGTAACATTTGGAACCTTAGACTATAACGGACAATCACAATATGGAATCGCCCGGGTATCATACAACGGAAGTTTTGCTTTTGATGAATTAACCGGTGCATTCGACTCGGGTGTAAACGAGGCACAAAAGACCACACATTTTTCACCCATAATATTTCCGAGAAAGACAACCGACGGAACCATAGACGAAACCCACCTGATCGCAGGGCGGTACGGAAGACCCATAAGAGAATCTCATGGTGCGATACCCGGAAATTATGGGTCATGGGGAGGATTTTATCAACAGGAATATTCTAACACACAAATAGTATTTAAGTTTAACGAATCGGGACACAATCTTCCCGGACATCAGTTAACCACGGCTCACGAATCATTTCCTTTCACGGGTTTAAACAACATTACTCAAAATCCTCACTATCCCTCCTGCTGGTATGCGAGTGGAGGTGCGGGAGCATTCAAATCCGAAAACGTCACTATTGATAACTCCGGATATACGAGCTTTGAAACCTCCGGATGGAAATATATCGTAAATGGAATATCAATGATCGTGGCACATGATATAAGTTTCATAAGAGATAATTCCGGAAATCAATTTGCTGCAATCCCGATAATGGACTGGGTGCTCGCCTGGAGTACAAACTATGGCAGTACATTCTCACCTCTGAATTACGACAGAAGACAGATATACTCGAACTGGTACAGCGATTACATAACCGACGCTTCACGATGCCTGGACAACCCAGGCTACCCCGGAATTAGTTACGTCATAGGCGGAAATCCCGACATCGGTAACGGAAAGGCAATGATATTCGAGCGCAGCCAGATGGGGTCGAATGTAATAATCACAAGAATGGATAACGTACCGCCAATACCTGCAATATACACGGATAACAACCGATTTATAACAGACGGAATAATGTTTGTTACTACAGATTGTGTGGGACCGGGAAACATCATAGTCCCCGGCGGCGCAAATAGAATTCTTATGATAGTCGGACAGAGCAGCGGGAAAATTCAACCGAATAGTAATACATTAGGAGTGTTTTACTCTGATAATGGGGGCAAAAGCGTCACACAAAGTACATTTACGGGAGTCAGCGCCCTAAAAGGAATAACAACTGAATCAAGATATTTACAATCTCTCCTACCGGCTGCATACAACAGTACATTGGGAGACAGGACGGTATCACAGTTCAACATTGCTTATGACAATACAAACCATATCGTATATTTATACTTAGAAAATGGCGGTGTATTTAAATCCCAAAACAATGGTGAAACCTTCTCATTTGCAGGTTATCCGGATTACACCCAGGTTGACTATCTTAACGAAGGCTCAATAAAATATAAAAACGGCAAACTATACCTTGCAATAAAAGGTAATTCCGCGGCTCCGCCAAACTACCGCAAAGGAGGACTATTTGTGAGTATAAACGGTGGTGCAAACTGGCAACCCACAGGAGGAGATTTTGTGGATGCGTCGCAAGTTGAAGTTGTGAACGAAAGAATTGCAGTAACAGGCAGAAGGAAAATAAACAACGTGGAAGAAAAATTCCGTTCCTTGTATATGTCAACAAATTCAGGAATGAACTGGCGTAAACTCCCCGGACTGGAATATTCACCAATGTCCCAAACTATACCTTACATAAGGTCACTGCGTACAAGACCCTTCCCGTATGACAATGAATTATGGGTTGCAACCTCGGGACAGGGAGTAATAGTGTACAGCGGCTTTACGAGCGGAGCCCCGATAATTGTAAATGATAATATAACGATTAACAACGAGTATTACTGCAATGAAAACATTGAGGTTGTACCGGGCGGCTGTCTGAACATAGAGGGTGGAATAAATTTTTACGTGGCAAAAGACAAGAAAATAATCGTACATGAAGGCGGTAAGCTTTCAATTAACAACGTGAATTTTTCATGTATTGACCTAAATGAAAAATGGGGAGGAATTGAAATAGAAAACTGCGATTCGACCTTATCGATACAAAACTGCCTGTTTAGCGAATCAAAACTCCCAATAAAAATCATAAACGGAGAGACTCATGCGTACAAAGAAAAGATAATCAGTAATAACACATTCAACTGCAGCAACGGAGCTGAATTTGCATTATATGCTGAAAACGTATATAACATCCTGATACAGGAAAATCGATTCAACATGCCGGATGGCAGCACTTCGGCTGTAGGACTTGAGATAAAGAACAGCGGAAGCTATGCATATAAAAAAGGTAAACCCTCAATCAATATTATTAATAATACATTCACAAACGGATGTGCGTCAATGGTATTGAACAGTTATGCATCAGAACTTACTCCATTTTATATCTACGGAAACACTTTCAGCGGAAATTCTGCTCATTATAATATAATTGGCAGGATGATAACAGGAACGATAAAAAACAATAATTTCTCGTCAGTTGAAACGAATAACCCTGTATATTTTCAGCAATGCAACCCGGACATATTCGGAAATACCATAAAAGGCAGCGGAGCGTCAATTATAATGAAGGGACACTCTTACCCGAATCTATCTCCGACAAGGACCGCGAATACATACTACTGGAACGGCGGAAAGAACAATCTGCTCTCTGTAAATGCAGGAAATATAATCATTTTAGATGCGGGTCTCCCCTTTATGAACAACGGATTAAACCAATTTGAAAAAAATTCTGACCCTCAGTATTTTCACGTATCCGGTGTATTAGACTCCACAATTGAGACATTCTCTGCTGCGGGCAATGCATGGTGCAATACAGGGGCTAATCCCTCGACTTATCTTTACACATCGGGAAATCCTTTTGTTATAACGGATTTCAGCGGGAGTCACTCCTGCAATCAACCTTCCCAACTACAATACAGCGGCTTCATCGTAACAAACAAGGGTTTTGGGATTAACGACACTACATTTATGAGTACGGTTACAAATTCCTACTTACCGCCAGATGAGACACTGTACTCACAGTCAGTAGTTTATGCATCAAACGGACAATCATTAGACGCTATTAATTCATATAAATATCTGATTAACAACTATACGGAAAGCGGATATCTGAATTCAGCATTATACGAAATATTCGACTGTTATAATAGCCTTGATACAAGTTCTAATACAGTTTACAGAAACAATCTTTACAGCGATTTAAAAACATTTCTAAACGATAAAATACAAAGCGATTATTATAACTCCGAATTTATAGACGTTGCATACTATCTTATAAACATGTGCGAAGTAAACATGGAAGAATATAATGATGCACTAACGGGATTTGAATTTATTGCTATGTTTCATCCTGACGCAACGATGCGGCTGCTTGCAAGCTGGGATTACGATGAAGTACTCGGGCTGATGGGTCAGGGCGGAGCAGAAAAGGAAATAAGCAAAGAACAGTTCAGGGAAAAAGTTCATTCAGAGATAGAAAATGCAATGAAAAACGACTCAGCAATGCGGGTTGTTAGCAGGATGTATAAACAACAAAATGAGGAAATTGATAATACTTATTCTTCTAAAACAACGAACACTAAATTCGACAATGAAAATACCGGCAGGATAAAGACAGATAACGCGGCAAAGAAGGATAACGCATCAAAAGAAAACAGCAAACGTCCGAATATTATGCAGCTTTCAAAAGAAGTCAGGGAAGACTTAATTCAAAGAGCGGAGGATAATTTAAGGGGTTTGAAAACCATGAATACGGAGAGTAAGATTAAGAAACATAAAGAAGACATTCTACTCATTGCGGGTCTAACGGCAGCAAAAGAAAAGGAAAAGGAAACTATATACTTACCTTTGAGTTACGGACTTTCGCAGAATTATCCTAATCCGTTTAACCCAGTAACGAAGATAAATTACGAGATTCCGAAAGAAGGGAAAGTAAAACTTATGATATACGATGTACTCGGAAGAGAAGTAAAGACGCTTGTAAACGAAGTGAAGCAAGCCGGTAAATATACTGTAGAATTTAACGGTCATAACTATGCGAGCGGAGTATATTTCTACAAGATAGAGGTTGGGAAATTTACAGAGGTGAAGCGTATGGTGTTAGTAAAATGATATGAAGAGAGATAATCTTTTGAATAACATTAAAACAATGCCCCGTTTATGATGGGGCATTGTACTTTAACTTAAAAATACAAAATTGAAAGAAACGTTAGGGATTCCGATGATGGAGAATTATGGTTTTTGATATAAAATTTCGAGAATCCAATGTATGTCATATAAAATCTTAAAAATCTGTATGTAAGAAATTGAAGCTCCACCCTTTTAATATTTGTGTATAGAAATTAATGACGCAAAAGTTTATTTTTTCAAAAATAAAATACGAGTATGTTCTCAATATTCCCGCAGAATAAAAAATATGAAATTATGATAAGACAAATCAGGCAAACTTTATTCTCATTAATTTTTTTTAGCATTGTCGTAATATTATTTTTATTTATTTCGATGCCGGCGATAGCTCAGATGCAATTCGAGTGGGTGAGGAATTATCCTAATTTTCAGGGACATTCAGCAGCGATTGATTCAGCAGGAAATATTTATTCCGTTGGTGACTCATCAAGTTATTTGATAGTTCTTAAACATAATTCAAACGGAAATCTTCTCTGGAAAAGAAAGTTAAATCACAGAAAAACTAACTCAAGATTGCTAGCAGCAACTGATAGAAATAATGAACTATTCGTATCATTTGGAAATATTAATCATCAATTTGTATTGGTAAAAATTGATTCATCAGGGCAGTTGAAATGGGATAATATATTAATTTATGGAGGATATGACGAGCCATACGGTATTGCCGTTGATAAGGCAGGTTTTATTTATTTAACTGGAGAGACATTTAATGGGATTACTAAATGCCTCACGGTAAAATATACTCCGCAAGGCGATACACTATGGGCAAGAATTAACCCGGAATACGTAATGGGAGGGAACTATGTAAGTATTGATGACAGCGGATATGTTTACGTTGCTGGAGGTTATATTTCTTCCGGTGGAAGTTATTATTATGGAACTTTGAAATACGATAATAATGGAAATCTGAAATGGTTTAGAAAGTATAGTTATCAGAATACGATTTCAAGAGGTCTTTGTGTAAAGCCTGACAACAAAGGTAATTGCTACGTTAGTGGATATATAACTTTGTATAATGGAAAAAGCATTTCCGGGCTTATTAAATATGATTATAAAGGTGATTCCGTGTGGGTAAGTGTTTTCGGAGATTCTTTAACGGTATCATCAGGATCACAGAATATTAATTTCGATGATATCGGAAATATATACTTATCATGTCTTTATACTATAAAATATGACACAGCTGGTAATATACAATGGTACAGAAATAATAATGGTTATCTTTTATATTGGTTTGCATATCAAAACAACCATTTATATTGTGCGGGGCGGAGGGCTGTGCAATTTAATCCTGATGTAATAATTAATGAACTTGATACGAAGGGTAAATTAATTAGTCAAAACTACTATCCACAATCAGCTCCAGTAGAATGCAAATTGATTTGTTATACAAATTCAATTTATTTCATAACTAATGCCCAAGATTCTTTGATTCTAATAAAATATAAGACACCCTCAAGCAACATAATTAACAACACAACTATTATAAGTGATTACAAATTACATCAGAACTTTCCGAATCCTTTTAATTCATCAACGATAATTCGTTATTCTTTGTTTAAGCCCGGCAATATAAATCTAAAAATATACGATATTAAAGGAAAAGAAATATTAAACTTTGCGAATGGATTTAAGCAGGCAGGAGAATACAAAGAAAGACTATCGTTGGAAAACCTCGAATTATCATCAGGGGTTTATTTTTACTCGTTATTCGTTAACAATGTTTTTATAGATACAAAAAAACTTATTGTGATAAAGTAACCTTGCATATTAACGGTACACCGGAAAGGAGGAATCAGAATAGTTTTTTATAATTTACTAAATTATCAGAAGTGCAAACCGGTAAAAATTATCACAACCATTTAAATTAATTTATTTTTTAAAAACAGGCATTAATAAAAATTAAATTTTATGAAAACAAAAATTTATACATTTGTGCTTTTTTTACTTTTCCCTGTATTTGTTTCTTCACAGACTATACCCTTCCTAAACGAGAATCATTTTAAGACACTTAATTTCGAATGCGGGGGGTTTGTAACAGCCGTATATCCTGCTTTTAATAATACTACTAATTTAGGCTCACAGTGGTTATACGCTAAAACAGACGTTGGAGGTGTTTATAAAAGCACTAATAACGGCGATAACTGGACATTGATTTCTAATTATTACCATGATGGCATACTTGGGGTAAGCGAGAGTATGTTTTTTTCGCATTACGTCGTTGCTGGGCTTGCTGTTAATCCAACCGATAAAGAAAAACTTATTTTGGCATGGGGGAGTTGGAAAACACAAGATTATACTGATGCATACGGTAAATGCGTTTTATACACAGTAAATGGAGGTGCAACTTGGGAAAAATCAAATTTTTATGATCTTCAAAGTAATCTGATTTACGGACCAAGATTTGACGGAGATGTTTTCGAGAATAAACTCGGGGGGGAATGTATTTCCTACCATCCTGGAGGGAATATTATATATTTAGGGGGGTTATATGATTCAACACGACAATCAAAATCCGATTTATTTGTAAGTACAGATGGCGGTATAAATTTTTACTTATCGGCTGCTTTTAATTCTGTCGCCGAAACAGGGGATAGTATCATAAGCTTAGCGTACGTCAAAAATTCTGCTAATAATTTTCAAAGACTCTGATCGGAACAAACAAATACTTGTATTACTGCGATCGATTTACATCAATCGGGTTTCCTGTTCAGGACTCAATTTTTCGCTTTAATTTTAGTTCAGGTATTCCAAATAATCAAACACACTTTATTCGGATTTTACCCCATACAGACGGC encodes:
- a CDS encoding T9SS type A sorting domain-containing protein, whose product is MKKVLYSVIFLFLTFHTLSESLSASTNRNRFRYLNFEGGGWVTEIYPAPYKNVSFPPLNQYILYARTDVGGIYRSSDNGENWTYISNFFWEFGANGISLSPSEMSVQGLAVHPENPNIIVAACGNTVEDAANFVSLYKNIRKSTDGGATWLPIPVNSMDGTGIVFKGNNNVNEGYEKLGGECIIFSPNKEGNTYPMYAGGAPAPSSYSRLYKSTDEGVTWQWLRNYPENNHTITSIAMKEGSNHIWVGTTGGMYVSTNNGYTWSSLYYGTVLHHIKRIVLWGSDANRIAYVTFGTLDYNGQSQYGIARVSYNGSFAFDELTGAFDSGVNEAQKTTHFSPIIFPRKTTDGTIDETHLIAGRYGRPIRESHGAIPGNYGSWGGFYQQEYSNTQIVFKFNESGHNLPGHQLTTAHESFPFTGLNNITQNPHYPSCWYASGGAGAFKSENVTIDNSGYTSFETSGWKYIVNGISMIVAHDISFIRDNSGNQFAAIPIMDWVLAWSTNYGSTFSPLNYDRRQIYSNWYSDYITDASRCLDNPGYPGISYVIGGNPDIGNGKAMIFERSQMGSNVIITRMDNVPPIPAIYTDNNRFITDGIMFVTTDCVGPGNIIVPGGANRILMIVGQSSGKIQPNSNTLGVFYSDNGGKSVTQSTFTGVSALKGITTESRYLQSLLPAAYNSTLGDRTVSQFNIAYDNTNHIVYLYLENGGVFKSQNNGETFSFAGYPDYTQVDYLNEGSIKYKNGKLYLAIKGNSAAPPNYRKGGLFVSINGGANWQPTGGDFVDASQVEVVNERIAVTGRRKINNVEEKFRSLYMSTNSGMNWRKLPGLEYSPMSQTIPYIRSLRTRPFPYDNELWVATSGQGVIVYSGFTSGAPIIVNDNITINNEYYCNENIEVVPGGCLNIEGGINFYVAKDKKIIVHEGGKLSINNVNFSCIDLNEKWGGIEIENCDSTLSIQNCLFSESKLPIKIINGETHAYKEKIISNNTFNCSNGAEFALYAENVYNILIQENRFNMPDGSTSAVGLEIKNSGSYAYKKGKPSINIINNTFTNGCASMVLNSYASELTPFYIYGNTFSGNSAHYNIIGRMITGTIKNNNFSSVETNNPVYFQQCNPDIFGNTIKGSGASIIMKGHSYPNLSPTRTANTYYWNGGKNNLLSVNAGNIIILDAGLPFMNNGLNQFEKNSDPQYFHVSGVLDSTIETFSAAGNAWCNTGANPSTYLYTSGNPFVITDFSGSHSCNQPSQLQYSGFIVTNKGFGINDTTFMSTVTNSYLPPDETLYSQSVVYASNGQSLDAINSYKYLINNYTESGYLNSALYEIFDCYNSLDTSSNTVYRNNLYSDLKTFLNDKIQSDYYNSEFIDVAYYLINMCEVNMEEYNDALTGFEFIAMFHPDATMRLLASWDYDEVLGLMGQGGAEKEISKEQFREKVHSEIENAMKNDSAMRVVSRMYKQQNEEIDNTYSSKTTNTKFDNENTGRIKTDNAAKKDNASKENSKRPNIMQLSKEVREDLIQRAEDNLRGLKTMNTESKIKKHKEDILLIAGLTAAKEKEKETIYLPLSYGLSQNYPNPFNPVTKINYEIPKEGKVKLMIYDVLGREVKTLVNEVKQAGKYTVEFNGHNYASGVYFYKIEVGKFTEVKRMVLVK